In Candidatus Defluviilinea proxima, a single genomic region encodes these proteins:
- a CDS encoding fused MFS/spermidine synthase has protein sequence MKRYLLFTVFISGMTTLAAELAAGRLIGTVFGTSNIVWASIIGLILIYLTLGYFIGGKWADANPTPVAMYRVLAWGAFTLGLVPYIAGPVLRSAANAFDALNIGILGASFVAVLVLFIVPITLLGTISPFAIRLLVDDTAHAGQTSGQIYATSTLGSFIGTFLPTLITIPAIGTTKTFLLFSLMLLFVALAGLGKFAGRKELIKYLWMPILIAIIAVLAAGQALKNSTGQVYETESAYNYIQVKQQGDYTLLRLNEGQGVHSIYNPNTLQYDGPWDQVMVGPYFYANKKPSDVQRMAIVGLAAGTTARQLAAVYPNVPIDGYELDPKIVEVGQKYFGMTMPNLNIVIGDGRLNLERSEYKYDIISVDAYRPPYIPPHMTTQEFFEIVASHLTDDGVLTINSASVPGDFRLINGLATTMGTVFPSIYMVDIPGSLNTVIFATKQKTAPENFSANLVALSNDPNVNPLLIHTMQVAFSGLKTGYETTQVFTDDHAPIEWIVNDMVARFIVGGGTEYLQ, from the coding sequence ATGAAACGTTATCTTCTCTTCACAGTCTTCATCTCCGGCATGACCACTCTCGCCGCCGAACTTGCCGCAGGACGTCTCATCGGCACAGTATTCGGCACGAGCAATATCGTTTGGGCGAGCATCATCGGGCTCATCCTCATCTACCTCACACTCGGATACTTCATCGGCGGTAAATGGGCGGATGCGAACCCAACACCGGTCGCGATGTACCGCGTCCTTGCGTGGGGCGCGTTCACGCTGGGACTCGTCCCCTATATCGCTGGACCAGTCCTCAGGTCCGCTGCGAACGCTTTTGATGCATTGAATATCGGCATATTAGGCGCATCCTTTGTAGCAGTGTTGGTGCTGTTCATTGTCCCCATCACATTGCTTGGGACGATCTCCCCTTTCGCCATCCGCTTATTGGTGGACGACACTGCCCACGCGGGTCAAACCTCAGGGCAGATCTATGCGACCTCAACATTGGGATCATTCATCGGTACATTTCTTCCAACGTTGATCACCATCCCAGCCATTGGTACGACCAAAACATTTTTATTGTTCAGTCTTATGTTGCTGTTCGTTGCGTTGGCAGGGCTCGGAAAATTCGCAGGCCGAAAAGAATTGATCAAATATTTGTGGATGCCCATCCTCATTGCGATCATCGCCGTGTTGGCGGCAGGGCAGGCACTTAAGAACAGCACAGGGCAGGTATACGAAACCGAGTCAGCGTACAACTACATTCAAGTTAAACAACAAGGCGATTACACCTTGTTGCGACTGAACGAAGGGCAGGGCGTGCACTCGATCTACAATCCGAACACCCTGCAATATGACGGGCCCTGGGATCAAGTGATGGTGGGCCCGTATTTTTATGCCAATAAAAAACCGTCAGATGTTCAGCGCATGGCGATTGTGGGGTTGGCCGCTGGCACCACTGCGCGTCAACTTGCGGCTGTATATCCGAATGTTCCCATCGACGGGTACGAGCTCGACCCAAAGATCGTGGAGGTAGGACAAAAATATTTTGGCATGACAATGCCCAACTTGAATATCGTCATCGGCGATGGACGTCTCAATCTCGAACGCAGTGAATATAAATATGACATTATCTCGGTGGATGCGTACCGCCCTCCGTACATTCCTCCGCACATGACGACGCAAGAATTCTTCGAAATCGTCGCCTCACACTTAACGGACGATGGAGTCCTGACCATCAACTCTGCCTCCGTCCCCGGCGACTTTCGTCTCATCAATGGCCTGGCCACCACAATGGGAACGGTTTTCCCATCCATTTACATGGTGGATATCCCCGGCTCACTGAACACAGTCATCTTCGCAACAAAACAAAAGACAGCCCCTGAAAACTTCTCAGCAAATCTTGTCGCGCTATCGAATGATCCCAATGTCAACCCGTTGCTCATCCATACGATGCAAGTAGCATTCTCAGGTCTCAAAACTGGCTACGAAACAACACAAGTTTTCACCGATGACCACGCTCCCATCGAATGGATCGTCAACGATATGGTTGCGCGCTTCATCGTCGGTGGCGGAACGGAATATTTGCAATAG
- a CDS encoding LysM peptidoglycan-binding domain-containing protein → MWQYIVVNRSIGTTTSGGVSIVPQMIIPVKIATPDVDGKTFHVVQAGQSFWSIAIAYQITIQDLETWNNTSRNTPLQAGQKLFIPNKNTAGYSTPTPVGMVALQGPDADGRIVHEVQPYQALITIADAYHVTVDQLLALNGLQKDWPLQVGQKLLISPGNVTPSATLSAIQKLTPDADGKYYHTVQSGETLSWIASRYDVSLSDLMAWNGLNNNSIIRTDQKLVLLIAPPVTATSTSAPPTTTPSPQPSATQSLPKVTPTAIATEAPSSGFNLPLFLGIIIIVVGVGALIWWKIPRKLES, encoded by the coding sequence ATGTGGCAGTACATCGTCGTCAACCGTAGCATAGGCACGACCACCTCGGGCGGTGTCAGTATCGTCCCACAAATGATCATCCCAGTGAAGATCGCTACGCCCGACGTAGACGGCAAGACATTCCATGTGGTACAAGCCGGGCAATCGTTCTGGTCCATCGCGATCGCTTATCAGATCACCATTCAAGACTTGGAAACATGGAACAACACATCCCGCAACACGCCGCTCCAAGCCGGGCAAAAATTATTCATCCCCAATAAAAATACAGCGGGTTACTCTACACCGACCCCCGTTGGCATGGTTGCGCTCCAAGGCCCAGATGCAGACGGCAGGATCGTCCACGAAGTGCAACCCTATCAGGCATTGATCACGATTGCGGATGCATATCACGTCACCGTGGATCAGCTATTGGCATTGAATGGTCTCCAAAAGGATTGGCCGTTACAAGTGGGGCAGAAACTTTTGATTTCCCCGGGCAATGTCACACCCAGCGCCACCTTGAGCGCCATCCAAAAACTTACGCCAGATGCGGACGGCAAGTATTACCACACCGTTCAGAGCGGCGAAACACTCTCATGGATCGCCAGTCGGTATGACGTTTCGCTTTCGGACTTAATGGCCTGGAATGGACTGAACAACAACTCCATCATCCGCACCGACCAAAAACTCGTTCTTCTCATCGCCCCGCCTGTTACAGCGACATCCACCTCTGCCCCCCCGACAACTACCCCATCCCCGCAACCGTCCGCGACGCAATCACTTCCAAAAGTGACACCAACCGCTATCGCTACAGAGGCACCTTCAAGTGGCTTCAACCTGCCACTATTCTTGGGGATCATCATCATTGTGGTTGGAGTCGGCGCTCTCATCTGGTGGAAAATACCGCGCAAGCTAGAATCCTAA
- a CDS encoding FMN-binding negative transcriptional regulator has translation MYISKLYREEDRVKILDFLKQNEFATLVTYDGAKPTASHLLVEVMEEGENLFLNGHMSKANPLWKTFEMNPEVLVIFQGPHTYISPTWYNHVNVPTWNYQAVHVYGSPRIVTGDEYYAMLSRLIARHEGGTSYRMEDLPQDFVEKQMNGTVGFQINVMRIEASYKLSQNRDDEDYHNIISHLQERDDEMSHAVADAMEKQRTK, from the coding sequence ATGTATATTTCTAAACTGTATCGAGAAGAAGACCGCGTCAAGATATTGGATTTCTTGAAGCAAAACGAATTTGCAACTCTTGTAACCTATGATGGAGCAAAGCCGACTGCCAGCCATTTGTTGGTGGAAGTGATGGAAGAAGGTGAAAACCTTTTCCTCAATGGACACATGTCCAAGGCGAACCCGTTGTGGAAAACATTTGAGATGAACCCCGAGGTGTTGGTCATTTTTCAGGGACCACACACCTACATTTCACCAACTTGGTACAACCACGTAAACGTGCCGACTTGGAATTATCAAGCTGTGCATGTGTATGGAAGTCCACGGATTGTGACGGGCGATGAATATTACGCGATGCTTTCACGATTGATCGCAAGACACGAAGGCGGAACAAGTTATCGAATGGAAGACTTGCCACAGGATTTTGTGGAAAAGCAGATGAACGGGACAGTCGGTTTTCAAATCAATGTCATGCGCATTGAGGCAAGTTATAAGCTCAGTCAGAATCGTGACGATGAAGACTATCACAACATCATTTCGCACTTGCAAGAGCGCGATGATGAAATGTCCCACGCGGTGGCGGATGCGATGGAAAAACAACGCACTAAATAG
- a CDS encoding 50S ribosomal protein L25, giving the protein MEKVVLKATKRDVAGKQVKALRREGKLPAVIYGRHTEPVNVVLDTHAASQILAKATSSTLVTLDVDGQEYPALVREKQRDFIKNRLLHVDFLAVSLTERIRANVSLHFFGVSGAVKDYNAVFVHNLEQFHVECLPADLPERIEVDIAPLARVGDAIRVRDVIVSDKLRILDNSDTVVAVASAPKVEEVSAVPGAEGVTPTSTEPSLSVERGKKEEEE; this is encoded by the coding sequence ATGGAAAAAGTAGTATTGAAAGCAACCAAACGCGATGTGGCTGGTAAGCAAGTAAAGGCCCTGCGCCGCGAAGGCAAATTGCCCGCGGTGATCTACGGCAGGCATACCGAGCCGGTCAACGTTGTGTTGGATACACATGCTGCGTCACAGATTTTGGCGAAGGCGACTTCGTCCACACTGGTGACGTTGGATGTGGATGGTCAGGAATACCCCGCGCTTGTGCGTGAGAAGCAACGTGACTTCATCAAGAACCGCTTGTTGCATGTGGATTTTCTGGCTGTTTCCCTCACCGAAAGGATTCGCGCCAATGTGTCCCTGCACTTCTTTGGCGTATCTGGCGCTGTGAAGGATTACAACGCGGTCTTTGTTCATAACCTTGAACAGTTCCATGTGGAATGTTTGCCCGCTGACTTGCCCGAGCGCATCGAAGTGGACATTGCCCCGCTCGCACGTGTGGGCGATGCCATCCGCGTAAGGGACGTGATCGTCTCTGATAAGCTCCGCATTTTGGATAACTCCGATACAGTTGTTGCTGTGGCGAGCGCTCCAAAGGTGGAAGAAGTCTCAGCTGTACCCGGTGCAGAAGGTGTCACACCTACCTCCACCGAACCCTCCCTCTCCGTCGAACGCGGCAAGAAGGAAGAAGAAGAGTAG
- a CDS encoding CoA pyrophosphatase, with product MSFLSLLAQAHRLFIPQIPNMSITVTEEFISQRLQEAQQANDPSSDGFSEIALNDTVQLRCAAVLVPLLWQDGEWHLLYTRRTNKVESHKGQVSFPGGACDEGETTPEQTALREADEEIGLNPNDVKVLGRLVDMVTISYYRVTPVVGVVKWPTVFRVGEHEVARIFTIPLGWLANPSNRWQFERPETKRALIAYHPYDGELLWGATARMTVDFLKILGY from the coding sequence ATGTCATTCTTGTCTCTGTTGGCACAAGCCCATCGCTTGTTTATCCCCCAAATTCCAAATATGTCCATTACCGTTACTGAAGAATTTATTTCGCAACGATTGCAGGAAGCGCAACAAGCCAACGATCCGTCATCCGATGGATTCTCGGAGATCGCACTCAACGATACTGTGCAGTTGAGGTGCGCGGCTGTACTCGTCCCTCTTCTGTGGCAGGATGGTGAGTGGCACTTGTTATACACTCGCCGCACGAACAAGGTCGAATCGCACAAGGGACAGGTCTCTTTCCCTGGCGGCGCATGCGACGAGGGTGAGACCACGCCTGAACAAACAGCACTGCGCGAAGCAGATGAAGAGATCGGTCTCAACCCCAACGATGTGAAAGTTTTAGGCAGGCTTGTAGATATGGTTACGATCTCGTATTACCGCGTGACACCTGTTGTGGGAGTTGTGAAGTGGCCGACCGTCTTCCGCGTGGGAGAACATGAAGTGGCGCGCATCTTTACGATTCCGCTCGGGTGGCTGGCAAACCCGTCGAACCGGTGGCAGTTCGAACGTCCAGAAACGAAGCGTGCTCTTATTGCGTATCATCCCTATGATGGCGAATTGCTTTGGGGCGCCACAGCGCGTATGACAGTGGACTTCCTAAAGATATTGGGATATTAA
- a CDS encoding tRNA (adenine-N1)-methyltransferase yields the protein MTFSPISSIARDGDLAELVGLRHKHFIINLKAGAKFETHRGIILHDELIGRPWGTQVFSHMGSPFFLLQPSLADLLIDIPRTTQILYPKDIGFILVTMGVGPGQKVMEAGTGSGSMTTALAYAVGPQGQVVSYEVKEDVQNLARKNLTRYGLDSRVDFKLRNIEQGFDETDADAFFLDVPNPYDYTFQVRNALKPGGHLCCLIPTFNQVEKTLYSLRQSNFAFVEVCEVLLRYYKAEPARLRPTDRMVAHTGFLVFGRRIEPSDDPRGKELSKEVGEVIEEENH from the coding sequence ATGACATTTTCTCCCATCTCTTCCATCGCGCGCGACGGTGACCTTGCCGAACTCGTCGGTTTGCGCCACAAGCACTTCATCATCAATCTCAAAGCGGGCGCAAAGTTCGAGACACATCGCGGCATCATTCTGCACGATGAGTTGATCGGCAGACCGTGGGGCACACAGGTTTTCAGCCACATGGGTTCGCCGTTCTTCTTGTTACAACCATCCCTTGCTGACCTGCTGATTGACATTCCACGCACCACGCAGATCTTATACCCGAAAGATATTGGCTTCATCCTTGTTACGATGGGAGTCGGGCCGGGGCAAAAGGTGATGGAAGCGGGCACAGGTTCGGGGTCCATGACGACCGCGTTGGCCTATGCCGTTGGGCCGCAGGGACAAGTCGTCTCGTATGAGGTCAAAGAGGATGTGCAAAATCTGGCACGCAAGAATTTAACGCGTTACGGGCTCGATTCACGCGTGGACTTCAAACTGCGCAACATCGAACAAGGCTTTGACGAAACTGACGCTGATGCATTCTTCCTCGATGTGCCCAATCCATACGACTACACATTTCAGGTCCGCAACGCGCTCAAGCCTGGCGGACATTTATGCTGTCTAATTCCTACTTTCAATCAAGTGGAAAAAACTTTATACTCGCTTCGTCAGAGCAATTTTGCGTTCGTTGAGGTATGCGAGGTTCTATTGCGATATTACAAAGCTGAACCAGCCCGCCTCCGCCCCACAGACAGAATGGTGGCTCACACTGGCTTTCTTGTCTTTGGGCGTCGCATCGAACCCAGCGATGACCCACGTGGCAAGGAATTATCCAAGGAAGTTGGCGAAGTAATCGAAGAGGAGAATCATTAA
- a CDS encoding peptidylprolyl isomerase → MRRFKLTLLSFLILLSFVSCTQPATVTTQAQPTVTSVSKVALPPPCTSFTTVPTPGPDAPSLFPPITSADHILGPEDAAVKIMVYGDLQRPESGTFAGVINKLLAQYPGEIRYISRIFPFVGRNDKALLAAQAVEAANLQGKFWELHDLLYSQQTNWINLPVEDFEQWAAVQASGLGMDVEKFQADLKSEAVVNLVQSNFEAGQKFGPFAVPLIVINGEIYLGPQDFNSMNDIVGLILLGKRHFTECPPMMINQTKQYIATLHTEKGDVVIQLFADKAPYTVNSFLFLAKQGWYDNVTFHSVIPEVYAQTGDPSGTGKGTPGYYVITEILPDLTFDKPGMVAMVNSGPDTSGSQFFITYAETPQFNGRYTIFGEVLSGMDVLTQLTPRDAKIGEETPPGDKLISVTIEER, encoded by the coding sequence ATGCGTCGTTTTAAATTAACTCTCCTATCTTTCCTCATTCTCCTTTCTTTTGTTTCCTGCACACAACCAGCAACAGTAACAACACAAGCGCAACCGACTGTTACAAGCGTCTCCAAGGTAGCACTTCCACCGCCTTGTACTTCCTTCACCACCGTCCCTACGCCGGGTCCAGACGCTCCATCCCTCTTTCCGCCGATCACCAGCGCGGATCACATCCTTGGACCTGAGGATGCGGCTGTCAAGATCATGGTCTATGGCGATCTGCAACGCCCCGAAAGCGGCACTTTCGCCGGTGTGATAAATAAGTTGCTCGCGCAATATCCCGGCGAGATTCGGTATATCAGCCGCATCTTCCCATTTGTAGGGCGCAATGACAAAGCCCTGCTCGCCGCACAAGCAGTAGAAGCCGCGAACTTGCAAGGCAAATTCTGGGAACTGCATGATCTGTTGTATTCACAACAGACAAATTGGATCAATCTACCTGTTGAGGATTTCGAACAATGGGCGGCAGTACAAGCTTCAGGGCTGGGAATGGATGTTGAGAAGTTTCAGGCTGACCTTAAGAGTGAAGCGGTTGTGAACTTAGTCCAAAGCAATTTCGAGGCGGGGCAAAAGTTTGGGCCGTTCGCTGTCCCGCTGATCGTCATCAATGGTGAAATTTATTTGGGGCCGCAGGATTTCAACAGCATGAACGATATCGTCGGGTTGATCCTGCTGGGCAAACGACACTTTACCGAATGCCCACCCATGATGATCAATCAAACGAAACAATATATCGCCACGCTTCATACAGAAAAGGGCGACGTGGTCATTCAGCTATTTGCAGACAAAGCGCCATACACAGTGAACTCGTTCCTATTTCTTGCAAAGCAAGGATGGTACGACAACGTCACGTTTCATAGCGTGATCCCAGAAGTGTATGCACAAACCGGCGACCCCAGCGGAACAGGCAAAGGCACGCCCGGCTATTATGTGATCACGGAGATACTCCCCGATCTCACATTCGATAAACCCGGCATGGTGGCAATGGTCAACTCAGGGCCAGATACCAGCGGAAGCCAATTCTTTATCACATACGCAGAGACGCCACAATTCAACGGGCGTTACACAATATTCGGCGAAGTTCTCAGCGGCATGGATGTGCTGACGCAACTCACGCCACGCGATGCAAAGATCGGCGAGGAAACTCCGCCGGGCGATAAACTTATTAGCGTGACAATTGAAGAAAGATAG
- a CDS encoding NAD(P)-dependent oxidoreductase: MQFIPSETLVIDRKARANMPFFDLDLRSPEERTCDFDGVIIEFDPERAMVEASRCIHCPDPAPCMVACPTSNDIPSAMWLIEQGRFAEAADLYHKTSSLPEVCGRVCPHEALCQGSCVLNKHHTPVLCGELEAFTVDYKRRHMGHVIPLAPPTGKRVAVIGAGPAGLGCADQLVQRGYEVTIFESKPAPGGLLVYGIPNFKLPKDVWEEKWEEFERAGVKFVPNTYIGKDKMINDLFDEGFEAVFIGVGSEVDAKMEDTPGTDLPGVFEATDFLVRANVDSSMLPKEMRKHLEVGKRVVVIGGGDTASDCLRSALRLGAEEVTCLYRRTEKEMPGGKKDRTLAREEGAKYRFLTQPVKFIPGENGKLAAVECIEMKLGEPDAKGRRKPVPVEGSNFSVACDTAILALGYWPDPIIGKTTPDIETHNWGLIKADKKTGATSREGVFSGGDCATGPDLVVTAMVGGRKAAWAIDEYLKNKS; the protein is encoded by the coding sequence ATGCAGTTTATACCGAGTGAGACCCTCGTCATTGACCGCAAAGCAAGGGCCAATATGCCCTTCTTTGATCTTGACCTGCGCTCTCCAGAGGAACGGACCTGCGACTTCGACGGCGTCATCATTGAATTTGACCCAGAACGCGCAATGGTTGAAGCATCACGATGCATCCATTGCCCAGATCCTGCCCCCTGCATGGTCGCCTGCCCCACCAGCAATGATATTCCATCAGCCATGTGGCTCATCGAACAGGGACGTTTCGCAGAAGCCGCAGATTTATATCACAAGACCAGTTCCCTGCCAGAAGTTTGTGGACGCGTCTGCCCACACGAGGCACTATGCCAGGGGTCTTGTGTTCTCAACAAACATCATACACCCGTTCTATGCGGCGAACTCGAGGCTTTCACTGTTGATTATAAACGCCGTCACATGGGACATGTAATTCCGCTCGCTCCTCCAACGGGAAAGCGGGTGGCCGTTATCGGGGCCGGACCAGCTGGTTTAGGCTGTGCCGACCAACTCGTCCAAAGAGGATACGAGGTAACGATCTTCGAATCCAAACCTGCGCCGGGTGGCTTACTCGTTTACGGCATCCCGAATTTCAAACTTCCAAAAGATGTTTGGGAGGAAAAGTGGGAGGAATTCGAGCGTGCAGGCGTAAAGTTCGTCCCCAATACCTATATCGGAAAAGACAAAATGATTAACGACCTTTTTGACGAAGGCTTTGAAGCAGTTTTTATAGGCGTTGGCTCTGAAGTCGATGCAAAGATGGAAGACACGCCCGGCACAGATCTGCCTGGTGTATTCGAAGCGACAGATTTCCTCGTCCGCGCCAACGTGGATTCGAGCATGCTCCCGAAAGAAATGAGAAAGCATCTTGAAGTGGGCAAACGCGTCGTAGTAATTGGTGGCGGTGACACAGCTTCTGACTGCCTGCGTTCTGCATTACGGCTTGGTGCAGAAGAAGTTACCTGCCTGTATCGCCGTACAGAAAAAGAAATGCCCGGCGGAAAAAAGGATCGCACACTTGCAAGAGAAGAAGGTGCAAAGTATCGCTTCCTTACCCAACCTGTAAAATTCATCCCCGGTGAAAATGGAAAGCTCGCCGCAGTGGAGTGTATTGAAATGAAATTAGGCGAACCTGATGCCAAAGGCAGGCGCAAACCTGTACCCGTGGAAGGTTCGAACTTTAGTGTGGCCTGCGATACTGCCATCCTTGCGCTGGGATATTGGCCCGACCCCATCATCGGCAAGACCACACCTGACATCGAGACTCATAACTGGGGTCTTATCAAAGCAGACAAGAAAACAGGAGCAACATCACGTGAGGGTGTATTCTCTGGCGGCGATTGTGCCACTGGACCCGATCTCGTTGTCACTGCCATGGTCGGCGGACGCAAAGCCGCGTGGGCGATTGATGAGTACTTGAAAAACAAAAGCTGA
- a CDS encoding efflux RND transporter periplasmic adaptor subunit, producing MGNFLKKNRIVLILLLVVIIVAGVFFVNKSKNTTTNTGFQTATVKRGNLTATIGATGTVRAKQSAVLIWQAAGTVDTVNVKVGDNVPAGFVMSFLSKTSLPQSIILAEADLASAQKSLDDLLNSDTSRAQAVIDLRKAKDAYTKAYNWRRELDKNRITIKEIEYKTFYGKKFPIETEKKVWADETTKQKAQEDLELKEARLNDAQRTYDLLTSGNTVEIASAQARVDAAQATLNLSRVIAPFGGIVTEAYPLSGDQVSAGATAFRVDDLSSLLGDVEVSEVDINSVSVGQPATLSFDAILGKEYHGEVVEVAKVGTNTGGVVSFTVTVELTDADEFVKPGMTAAVNVVVKQENDVLLVPNRAVRLVDSERVVYILVNGLPQPVKVQLGSSSGVDSVLISGDIKEGDSIILNPPTVNGGPFGG from the coding sequence ATGGGTAATTTTCTAAAGAAAAATCGAATAGTGCTGATATTGCTCCTTGTGGTCATTATCGTGGCCGGTGTGTTCTTCGTGAATAAAAGCAAGAACACCACCACGAATACAGGATTCCAGACCGCAACGGTCAAACGAGGCAATTTGACAGCAACAATCGGTGCAACCGGAACGGTCCGAGCCAAACAGAGCGCTGTTCTGATATGGCAGGCCGCCGGGACCGTGGACACGGTCAATGTGAAGGTTGGTGATAATGTCCCCGCTGGCTTTGTGATGTCCTTCCTTTCCAAGACATCGCTTCCGCAGAGCATCATTCTGGCCGAAGCAGACCTTGCCAGTGCACAAAAATCGCTGGATGATCTTTTGAATTCTGATACATCCCGTGCGCAAGCTGTGATCGATTTGCGTAAGGCCAAAGATGCCTACACCAAGGCATATAACTGGCGCCGCGAGTTGGACAAAAATCGCATCACGATCAAGGAAATTGAGTACAAAACATTTTATGGAAAAAAATTCCCTATTGAGACCGAGAAAAAGGTTTGGGCTGATGAAACCACCAAGCAAAAGGCACAAGAAGACCTTGAGCTCAAGGAAGCCAGACTAAATGATGCCCAACGAACGTATGACCTATTAACTAGCGGCAACACTGTAGAGATCGCATCAGCTCAGGCTCGGGTAGATGCGGCGCAGGCTACCCTGAATCTGTCACGTGTGATCGCGCCATTCGGCGGAATTGTGACTGAAGCCTATCCTCTCTCCGGCGATCAGGTCAGCGCGGGGGCAACCGCCTTCCGCGTGGATGATCTTTCCAGTTTGTTGGGGGATGTGGAAGTCTCTGAAGTAGATATCAACAGTGTCTCAGTAGGTCAACCTGCCACGCTTTCCTTTGATGCTATTTTAGGTAAAGAGTATCACGGAGAAGTAGTCGAAGTTGCGAAGGTAGGTACGAATACAGGCGGCGTTGTCAGTTTTACTGTTACTGTTGAGTTGACAGATGCCGATGAATTTGTGAAACCCGGTATGACCGCCGCAGTTAATGTCGTGGTCAAACAAGAGAATGACGTTTTGCTGGTTCCCAACCGTGCAGTACGGTTAGTGGATTCTGAACGGGTTGTATATATTCTTGTAAATGGTCTGCCCCAGCCGGTCAAAGTTCAACTTGGTTCTTCATCGGGCGTCGACAGTGTCCTTATCTCTGGCGATATCAAAGAAGGTGACTCGATCATTTTGAATCCACCCACCGTTAATGGTGGGCCGTTCGGAGGCTAA
- a CDS encoding ABC transporter ATP-binding protein, which yields MIEARNLVKTYKMGEFDVQALRGVSFKIRRGEVVSIMGPSGSGKSTMMNTLGCLDRPTSGEYILDGESVGNMNDDQLASVRNRKVGFVFQSFNLLSRLTALGNVELPLRYAGITEGRRERAQAALEAVGLKDRMTHRPYELSGGQQQRVAVARAIVNDPAMIMADEPTGNLDSKVGKEIMNLLLNLNKDRGTTLVIVTHDPNIAAQTQRVIRLRDGELESSGEETEGMTQ from the coding sequence GTGATCGAAGCGCGTAACCTGGTAAAAACGTACAAAATGGGCGAGTTTGACGTTCAGGCGTTGCGCGGTGTTTCGTTTAAGATCAGGCGTGGTGAAGTTGTCTCCATTATGGGACCTTCCGGCTCTGGCAAGTCAACCATGATGAATACACTTGGATGTCTGGATAGACCGACATCTGGTGAATATATCCTGGATGGTGAGTCGGTCGGAAATATGAATGATGATCAACTTGCCAGCGTTCGCAACCGTAAAGTTGGGTTTGTTTTTCAAAGCTTCAACCTGCTTTCACGTCTGACAGCTTTGGGAAATGTTGAATTACCTTTACGCTATGCAGGTATCACAGAAGGACGACGCGAGCGTGCGCAAGCGGCCCTTGAAGCCGTGGGCTTGAAAGATCGCATGACACATCGTCCTTATGAACTTTCAGGCGGTCAACAGCAACGTGTGGCTGTTGCGCGTGCCATTGTAAATGACCCTGCCATGATCATGGCAGATGAACCAACTGGAAACCTGGATTCCAAAGTTGGAAAAGAGATCATGAACCTTTTGCTCAACCTCAACAAGGACCGTGGCACGACTCTGGTCATTGTTACACATGACCCCAATATTGCGGCACAAACCCAACGCGTGATCCGCTTGCGCGATGGTGAACTGGAATCGTCCGGTGAAGAAACGGAAGGGATGACACAATGA